One Brassica napus cultivar Da-Ae chromosome C4, Da-Ae, whole genome shotgun sequence genomic region harbors:
- the LOC106395740 gene encoding VQ motif-containing protein 18 translates to MVKESMEVTQYRQSFNEGSSSRVSMNKNSQVISKIKPKIRIIHIFAPEIIKTDVKNFRSLVQSLTGKPTAAEAKADKKRAKPKIPTSQEPVYGEPQPVNRLTGFTGLVANGGNHQVKEEWGSGDHKRASNTNTYFDLDGLIQDVGEDYFSSFPMRTSSASQVEGFIFNNNHNTNNNSDTKGHNSS, encoded by the coding sequence ATGGTGAAGGAATCCATGGAGGTTACACAATATCGTCAAAGTTTTAATGAAGGTTCGAGTTCTAGGGTTTCCATGAACAAAAACTCACAAGTAATATCCAAGATCAAGCCCAAGATTCGCATCATTCACATATTCGCACCGGAGATCATCAAGACTGACGTTAAGAACTTTCGTTCACTTGTCCAGAGTCTAACCGGAAAACCCACAGCCGCAGAAGCCAAAGCCGATAAAAAGAGAGCCAAACCGAAAATTCCAACGTCTCAAGAACCGGTTTACGGAGAGCCTCAGCCGGTTAACAGGCTTACAGGTTTCACAGGTTTAGTAGCAAACGGAGGCAACCATCAGGTGAAAGAAGAATGGGGATCTGGTGATCATAAGCGTGCTTCCAACACAAACACTTACTTTGATCTAGATGGTTTGATTCAAGATGTAGGAGAAGATTACTTCTCTTCGTTTCCCATGAGAACTTCTTCTGCTTCACAAGTCGAAGGTTTCATCTTCAACAACAACCACAACACCAACAACAACTCCGATACAAAGGGTCATAATTCTTCATAA